The segment ATAAATGGTATGATGTGAATCATGAAATCCACTCCTTTCCGGTAAACCAAGCGGCACACCACCACGATCGTAACTGCACACACAAATTGACGTtagagtaatttaatttgttcgaAAACGATACTTACTTCGAgtttttgaccttttttccGGCTCaggagtaaataatttggtATCAACAGCGTTAGGAATCACAGACACAATGTTGTGTTTAATCTTTGCTCGCAAAACTGTATTTTCTTTCCTGCAATGGCAAAGctgaaattattatcataaGAAGGTAACTTGGAGAGTGCAATACCCTATGTGAGAAACACATATACAGTGAGTGCAATTGACAAGGCTGAGTCTCAAAAACATGTTGGTAATAATGGCGGAGGCATCTGCGAAGCCGAAAAGCGAGTGGTCCgtaaaaacagtctaaatgagacaaaatattatattataatctAGCCAAAAGTCGAAAAAGACATTCTCTTACGTGAAGGCCCATCAGTCTTCCAGTGTTCATAGCTTCATGGGCGATTGTCGAGAATGCTGCGTGTCCATGAACCAATGTGATTTTTTCTTGGACTAGTATGTGTCTGATGTAGGGAATCGTGGCTATCATTGTTGGCAAAATGCACCCATTGTAAAATGTCCTCAATGGCAGGTAAAACACCTGAAATTGTAATAtcgcaaattgaattaagaCCGGCTTTTATTAATCTGCAAGTTCCAAAACATCTAAGtaagctgaaaaatatttcttgacgTACATAAGGAaatcaaataacaattattgaaCAGttgaaatgtgcaaaaaatatcatgcCTACTTTCAGACCATTGGGCAGCCATCGAATGCCGACAACTTTATCATAAGAATGGGTGACCACAACGACTTTGTGACCTCTTGCGATGAGGCATTGCGATAGACTGTAAATGTGCTCTTCAACGCCCCCGACATTTGGATAGAAAAAATCAGAGGCCATCCTGGAAGACGGAAGAtatcatcaaattaaaatttctagcaAAACGagacattaaaatttcaggcgtaataaaaatatagctcCCTTACAGTATTCGATGTTTCATCGTTTCGTGTTCGTTTTCGTTTCTTTCTCTACATTGGCACGACGCGttctttcttggaatttgaGTTATTATCAAGACGTAGCGAGAACATACTTTTTGTCGAGCAGCCAGttcagtttgtttatttaccaCACCCACTTACATCAATTTCGGCACTCCACGAGTCGCGCAGCTGTTTCAACTGAAGCCACGCCCCCTTTAAGTGTCAtctctcgaaaaaaaaatctagtgaCAGTTCACATTCACAGTCgtttctttttacaattttcaaacagtttttaaatgtaaatctCATCTACCCACCTGCAATCCAGACAATTCCAGAGCACCATTAGATGACattaactttaaaacaatttatataatCTGTCAATGTCACGGAAGTAATTCATACTGTCGCACAAAATCCGGTCGGAAAATGCTTGACGAAGAGACGCCTGTTATTTATGGACTGGAATTCCAagtaatatacatattattttttgtattcatcATGAttaagatgaaatttattttaaataaaattttaggctCGAGCTTTGGCTGCGCAGCTGGCAGAAACAGAAGCAGTGCGATTTTATGTCGGAACGCAATCTTTAAAGTTTGACAATCAAGTTCACCGACTTGAGCTGGATGAAGAGAACAACATGATAAAACGAGAGGTTTTTCATCACGGAGACGGAGAAATTTGGCACATCTCTGCCTCGCCGACGGATAAAAACGTCATCTCCACAGTCTATAACCACATTTCTCGTTAGTAAttatgggggactcacactttacgctcactcacacttctcgctctgatgggaagattcaatgttaatccctatcctagcgagaagtgtgagttgggcgaaaatggtgagtctgccatattcaagtttgaaaatattttatggctaaatattttgtttccagcTGAAAAATCATGCACGAAACACACTGCTGTGTGGCGCACGTCAGACGAAATGAACCCCACCACTGAAATCCGTAACCTGAAATTgcttacaaaattaaacaccTCTTCGATGGGCGAAGACATTAAATGCACCCATTTTCACCCAACCGAAGAGAACAAGCTGCTGACAGTTGTCGACGGCACATTTGCAATTTGGGATCTCAATGCTGCTGGTGGATCTTGTGATGTATGATAGGTTAACAGGTAGAAGAGCTAATTttagtgttaattttttcatgtaGGCCACAACGAAAGGCGCTATTGAAGGCAAGGGTCAGCCTAAATTCTCCACGGCGAAATGGAATCCTCACCAAGGAAAGAGTAACTTAGCCACTGCGAATGATATGTTTATCAGAGGATGGGATACAAGGACAAACCAAGAGGCTTGGCTCATTGAAAGTGCCCACAACCAACTTGTCAggtcaattttaataactgcAATGATGTAAATGTCAAAATACAGTCAAATGGAAAAACAGGGACATCGATTTTAATCCCAACAAGCAATATTTCCTCGCAAGCTGTGGAGATGATGGCAACAGCAAATTCTGGGACATCAGAAAAACCAAAGTGCCTGTCGTAACCAGAGCTGATCATTCTCACTGGTAAGTTAAATGACTAGTGACCAAATTTCACGGGCTGGAagacaaaattggcatgaggTCGAACGAAATCTGGTCTGTACTGGTTAATTGCGTGATATATATTTAAGAGAGGagttattttagtttttgttttagacAAATTCACTTCGaactcaaaaaaataaattttttgtgtttagcAGTTATTGTCAACTCCATGTCGTGGGTCcgaaccatcagaattgcaaaaattaccaaCCGTTAGACTCCTATCATCCTCCTTTTACCAGCAGAAGGGTTTAGCACACTTTATCATTGAAATTACTCCACGGGGAGATGAAATACTGAGGTTCCCGAGCATTCCTAACTCGACCCTTAAAAACTGTAAACCGTTCTATGTCACAATCAACTTGTAAAGACCGATTTTTGCTGTATATTTCATTCAGTTTGCCAACTTTGTGCTCTGATCCTAGTAATTCCGTCTCGAGAGATATTTTGAAGTAATATTATTGGagacaaatttgtttttctaggGTGTGGTGCGTTCGGTTCAATCACTTCCATGACCAGTTGGTTCTCACTTCAAGCACCGATTCCAGAGTCATTTTGCTAAGCGCGGCGTCAATCTCCTCCGAGCCTTTCGGGCACATAGTGGAGGAAGATTCCGTGAATGAGGAAAAGTGAGATTTTGAATCGGCACAACGTAACTCTACTTGAAATCTCTTTTCTTTTAGACCGGTGCCTCTGAAGGACGGGGTTTTGGCAGTATACGAGGAGCACGAAGACAGTGTTTACGCCGTGGAGTGGTCCAGCGGTGATCCATGGACATTTGCTTCGCTTAGCTACGACGGACGGCTGATAATCAACCAGGTTCCAAAATCGGAGAAATACAAATTGCttctttaatttgataaatttgaataacgCATTCCTTGTTTGTATAGTATCTATGTTGCAcagaataattgaatttattgtacATACTTTCTTTtcaatgtgaaaaatatatttatgaagtTTTCCTGATTCTCTCGAACTGCTCATCTTTGCTCAGAGAAGTCGCTCTCTCCCTGACCTTTTTGTACGCGTTGTAATTCTCAACACTCTTTTGATCCAAGACGTCTCTCGAAAAGGTGAAAGATTTCTTGATTGCCCAgaactgaaattcaaatatcacGTAAAGAgagcattaaaatttgctaaaaattaagaacagTACTTGCAATCCACAGCCAACTCCGGTGAAAATAATGCAAGCGAACACAATCCACTTGTTGCTCAACTTCTTCAATCCTTTGATGCCGTAATAGGGTTTAGCTTGGGCTCTGCGAAAGTCGCCTTGTCCAGGGTGGTAGTAGAAGGAGTCGTCCCTGAAAACGTGGTGGCCGGCTGCTGTCGTGTAAACCGGTATTTGCCTCATCTTCAGCTGGACGTCGTATTCTCGTCGTAGGATCGGTTTGCTGAGAATGCTGTACGCCTCGTTGATTTTGACAAAGTTGGCATGGTTCTGTTTGTCGCTCGAACTGCTTGCGTCAGGGTGGTGCTCTTTAGACAGCTTGATGAAAGCACTCCTGATCTCCTGCGCTGAACAGTTCTTTTCCAATTTCAGCGTCTCGTAGTGCGTTTCAGCCATAAGGAACTGCGGAGGTCGTCTTTGAGTTTTTCTGGGAAagcatgttttatttaataagttaCGAATCACATCAATAAgtcaggaaaatttaataaacatttacaattattatgtAACCCTTTAAGTATTTTTCGGCTAGCCATTTTAATTCTTGAGttgttaatgaaatttttcatgcatctctccaaatatttaaaaataattttcttagcTTTTCTGTACAAGCTGccgatgaataaattaatacaaaaaataaataagcaaaagcccaacacacaaataataacaaacgCAGCGCTCAGCTCATTCAGGCGATTTGAAAGATTTTGCAAGCAAGCAAACACGTAACCTTCGAATTAGAATTAGACACTAAAATTATCGTGACATTCTCCACTCACACATGAAAACAAAGGATGAGTTGTTGTTAAACCTGTGTGCGCAGTTGTTAAGAAACAAGCTGCATAATATTTTGCCAATGCCAAACAGACTAGCGCAAATCACAAAAGAATGATAGACTTGCTGCTGGACACGCACGAatccaattattttacattgtCTCCCAACGAAAGCGAATAATTAAGCACTCTTCTCGGCCCAAAAGTTTCTTTTCACAGTCCTTACTCTTCCACTgatcgattatttttctgcactttCTCTCGCTCGTCTGTTGACACCCACCAAAGCGGCCACGTGACCAGCTCAGCTGTTCGTAGTAAACAAACTCGTGTGGTGTGGTGTGGCAACCCATTGACTGAGATTTAAGCctggtaaaataataattatataaaaactgAAATGAGCGGTAACCCAATCGTGCAATACGTCGTGGTGCGCGGGGACCTGTTGACCCAGCTCAAGTGGCCCGTGGGGGCTGTGTTGGCCCAGGCGTGTCACGCGGTCACTGCGGTCACACACCTTTTCTATCAGGACGAACACACACAACAATACCTGGCGGACCTAGACAACATGCACAAAATAGTGCTCGAGGTACATAATGACGGATTATGAGCCGCGGGATCGGTAtagccgaattttttgttaGCAAGATTCACCGGCGGCTGCCGGCTGCCGACGTGACGCAAAATTTGACGGCTGGTGCGgcgtaaatttcaatttcattttatttaaaattgccggTGTCGAATTAATGTCTTTCTCTTAATTCTAAGTGTTTGTACGTAAATGATTTCcttctcgttttattttagtgTATCAAATTGCGCAAATATCCGGTAAAATTTCTAcgatacaaattaataaataagtacatatttttaacctttacTTGTAATgctatctaaaaatttcttaaattgttgttttaatttctgagaaaatcggctctaaagtttgcatgctaatatTGCTAATCAGGCGTTGGCTCCCAACTGTAAAAGCacgatttatttaacaatttaaggaaattttcctctaaattcgcacaccgtttgatTGAGCGCGACGAGaaggatcgaaatcaagcccAAAACCacttaatttttcgagaaatttggccaAGCATacattcaaaatgtttttaattgttggcctgtaaagttcgttaataaaatatatttatattttatactgTGCACCTTTAGATTAgattttagattatttattaGCATTTATACATCAGTTAAGCAATTaaagttaattgttttttgaGCGCAACAAAGTTCAgttcaattcaattcgtttttatttctccaaacaagtCCTCTTActttacaaacatttaaagtcaATAACATCACATTTAATTGAGTACATATCATAATGTTGTTGTCTTTTAcccaaaaatgtataaattcaTTTGAGTAACCACTTATATGAGAAGTTCAGTCACCCGACTATTTCCTTATTTTGTAGAAATTGTATTTCTGTGTTagcttaattttgtttacttaTTAATACATGCTTGCATTATTgcgtcagaaattttggaaccCTATAAGTGAacattatatttcaattaaaagtccATTATAGTCGTTTTAAGTGACAACAAATGGATTGTGTAGTGTAATGCGCACAGACTTGGACCTATAATTTATCTATAAACTACTGTTTTGTCCATGCGTATGTTATAGGCCCCTGACGAAAAGGCTCTGAAAGATCTAGCCACCAAATTGGAGGCAGCTCAAGTGGCACACAAGCTTTGGATTGAGCAACCCGAAAACTACCCTACCTGCTTGGCAACTAAGCCGGCCCCAAAGCAAACTATTCAAGcgtattttaagaaattcaagTTGTTTAAAGGTACCGGCTAATAAtctgtattttttctaattaataaatcaaattttctcaaaacacAATTAtgcgaatttccttttttcgtCATTTGTTTGAAAGATTGCCGCAATAtgagtttatatttttgcgcaaaaaattaaatactttcagtttttttttgtaattttaaggTATTACTGGTTTTGCGTTGTGTTGATATCATCAGCAATAAAACAGGAAGATAATGCAAAGAGGCAGGATGTAAAAGAATGCCTGTGCACGCGACATGAGCAATTAAATGCTCTTGCAACTCGTGGCTGCAGTGCTTGACTGTTAGTGCAACAACAGGAACAAATTGCAAGCTGACACCATCAATTCGCTGAATTTTCTCCAGAATTGACCGATTTTTTACGgtcgcaaattgaatttaattgttttacttaaaattaaacgaacaATTTATGCTAAAttgagtgaattaaaaaataatttcacttttttcctatttaaaagaaagaaagaaagtgcgAGTCTAAAAACGGGAAGGGCTCATTCTCTGtctaaatgttaattttctcaTAGGTCACAATTTGATAGACTGTGCATAGTGCGTTGGCCCCATTTACGAAATTTCTCTCTCgtgagaattattattatctatGACATTTACCAACGCACAATTGAGAGATGCGCGAATGGAACCAGCAAAACACTAGTCGCATATACGTTTTCTGTGGCTAGATTTACTGCGTGCGACTTGCGCGCGGCATCATGAAAATTCATCACGGAAGTTTTAGCGGCTTTCGTTTTCTAGAGCATCgcagaaaatgcaaatttcagcTTGGCAAGCCTCAATTAGCCGCTAACGTGTGATAATTAGACTTAAGCAGCGTGATAAAATCTCAACCTTTCGCCACTGCAACACCCAGAAAGATGCCATCCATCATCTTTTGCTTTGCCTTTCAGCTGATGCCAGGGGTTGTACGTTCCCTGAAAATATTATGTCGCGATATCAATTTGTAATTAGGTAACCAGCACAGGTTTTGGTAAGTTCAGGGGCCACGCCGCCCGTCCGAGCTCCCTGACACCGGATATAGATGTCTTTTTTAATCGGAATTTTCGCAAGTTTTGTCGAGTATTtcaactaaataattttggtgtAAATCAACGTTTCAGTCAATGGGTAGTTTCCcccgttttaaattaaattaattgggtTCTCAAGTGGTCTTATTTTTGGTCttaactttgtaaaaaatcaaatatgatggctttgacaaaaattcaatttattttacctaattgggtattttaattgaaacttggtttaatttgtttattattagcctCCATTGACATCAAACTAGTATTACAAGAGAAATTGAGGATTTTGAATCAGTATACCAGCGATAACCGCTGCTTGATTGCTATTTTAAGAGTCGTTTTGTCTTTCCCCGTGGCAGAGGATTCCCACGCCGATTTAAAACGGATCAActgaaattagtaaaaaaaaccttttcagCTGATTACAAGAACGATTTATTGGGCAAACATAACAGTTGCAAAAACACTATAATGtgaatttcctttatttcaaattatatattattactCCGTCATTTTAACggtgtttttatatttatattaccTTGAGGATGaacaataaaagtttaaatgttTATGATCGATTCTGGTGTTTGTGTAAAATGTGGTAAAACTTACCTAATGTTTTATCTTAACAAAGgaaatagcaatttaattcCAGGTGATACAATGAAGTGCGCCTATTGTAAGCAAATgatgttttattaattgctgAGCTATAGTGGGTGCAAGTTTATGATTTAAAGATAGCTTATTTTGACGTAGAGATATGTATAGACGCTGCTTGTCTTtgttataaaacaaaaatttggcagGAGGCATAATTGTTGATATCGCCGTTTTTGCAGCAGTGGGGATTCTCGTAGTATAAAAGAGCGATGAAAGTGGGGCCGCACTCACTATAGTTCACAACTACAGATTTGCTAGCATCGAGTACGAGTATAGTGCGTGGTGTTTCTGGTTTTTTCTTTCATCCCTTCAGGAGCTCCAAAATGAGGGTGAGTTATTATctttaaatgtattttgaatGATAGCTATTTTGTTGGaagcacaaaaaatgctaaaattgtAACGTGCGTTTAATGCGAAAATAGTTTCCTCATCTTGAGACTGATAAATATTAAGACTATAATTCTAAATAAACTAACATGACCTTGTTAAATACGCGTTGAAAATGTAATCTTgagtttgctttaaaaaatttaatttaatataatatttttggtccgattttgtaaatttcaaggAAATCATTTTTGAGTCACTAGAAAATCACACAGCGTCCTTTTGAAGTTTAGTTAATGACAAGTTGAGAAATGATAAGCAACAGAAAGTCAATTAGAGTGTTTAAATGATACGGATCTGCTTCTTTTGCGTGTcgtcttttttctttttattgtcTGTCGGCAGCATAGTGCGTGAACGCGCGACGTCACATGAATGGCGCCAATTTACTCCAAAACGTTGAAATGAAGCtgttgcaaaatgttttttttttttcaagtgcGGAAAGTGTTTCTCTGTATCATTACAAAGATTTGACGCACTGGATTCAGATTTTCACGTGCGGAACATAAAAACTAATGAccgtgagaaaaaaaatctagtatcatagttaatattttgctaagTAAGCAAACAAAGAGATGCAAAACTGATATGTCGTGTAATTTGAGTAATTATAAatgtcaattaaaatattaagctcGACCCGAATTCCACAGGTTCTCCCTTGTCTTGGATGCCTTTTGGTGTCAGTGGTGTCAGCTCAGGTGTTAGGCGGTGAGTTTGACGACAGTGGTGAATATGACGAGGACGATGATGAGCAGGGCGCGCAGGTTATGATGATGATGCCCATGACACGAGTTTCGGTTTACCTGGTCTCAGACCAAGGTTACTAAAATCGCGTtcattacatattattttactcacACACCAATTAACTACAATACACTGCACaacaaagtgaaaaatatcatcatCGACCTTTGTAAATATTCTgctcataaaaaaaatttaaggaatttcaattttaacccgGCCACGACGTGAAACAATTGCATCGGTAtggcttaaaataaatcttattgTGAATATAGGTGACGTGATGGGTGGTGGCTACAATTACGGCCCTCCTGCAATGGGCTCAGGCTCGACGCAAGGAAATCCCGGCGGTGCGTGGAACCAAGCACCGCGTAAGCATTCAGCTTGAAAATATCatgattacaattttaaaactgctctTGCTTGGCAGCGCCCGCAACAAATTCTGGTTGGTCTTCGAATCCGGCTCCTGCCAACAAGGGCGGATGGGACAATAATCAATCTCCGCCGGCGGCACCCACTGGAGGGGGTTGGAATCAAGGAGGTGCGCATTGAAATTTCCTTACTGAACGATCCTTCTCTAAAacctttcattttttcagGCAACAAGGGAGGAGGGGGTGGCTCTTCTGGGTGGGCGCAGCAGGGTGGAAACTCAGGAGGGTGGGCACCGCAAGGAGGGTGGGCGCAGCAGGGTGGAGGGCCCCAGGGAGGTGGTTCTGCAGGGTGGTCCCAGGGAGGCGGTTCTAAAGGATGGGCTCagggtggtggtggtggtggtggtggcggctcCAAAGGGTGGTCCCAGGGTGGCGGCTCCAAAGGGTGGTCCCAGGGGGGCGGCTCCAAGGGGGGCGGCAGCAACGGGtggcaacaaaataataaggGATCAGGCTGGCAAAATGTTGGAGGAGGAGGCTCGAAGGGGTGGTCCTCAGGAGGAAGTAAGAAGTTGCACATTTTGTaagcattttatattaaaattgatattttgcagGCAAGGGGTGGCCATCAGGTGGAAACAAGGGGTGGTCAGGAGGGGGAGgtaaaatttctcaaacaaaATCGAATCTCATGTATAATAAATGCTTTTTTCCGTTGCAGGCACCAAGGCAGGGTGGAGCTCACAAGGGGGTAACAAAGGCTGGTCCAGCGGAGGAGGGGGTAGCAAAGGTGATAATTTTccgaattatttgaaactctTGCTGAGAGTGATTTATGTTTCAGGTGGATGGCCATCAAAAGGTTCTAACAAGGGGTGGTCTGGAGGTAGTGGAGGTGCGGGCGGAGGTATAAgtcagattttgaattttattttaaagagtaaaaGAAGTCTCCTCTCCAACATAGGCAAGGGCTGGTCTGGGAatgtaaataacaataaaggCGGCGGGGGTTGGAGTAGCGGTGGAAAAGGTGGATGTAAGTTGCAACTAACCTTAATTAACCATATATATAGTTAACTAACTCTTTCTCGTAAATTAATACCTAGCAAGCGGAGGATGGCCGCAGCAAGGAAAAGGATGGCAGCAAGGaggtaataattaattggaaattcttACGTAATTCAATTGTGAAAAGGCTTACGcagatattaataaattaatacgcACTAACGACGGGAATAATCAAAACGCTTGTGAGAACGTAGTTTGAAACAATAGGCTgcgaaaaattagaaactctTCACTCTTAATTGCTGTTGATAGCCTagatgtaatttaattaactttctcTGACAAAAGGTGGCAGCGGCAATAAAGGCGGATGGTCGTCTGGaggaggcggtggcggcggcggtaaAGCGCAATcagcacaatttatttatttattctattaAAAGTAAACCGTTCAGGTTGGCAACAAGGAGGAGGAAGCAACAAGGGCTGGACCAACAATTCTGGCGGAGGAAACAAAGGCGGATGGAATTCTAGTAaaagatattaatattttgctctgaAAGAAGAATACATATAATTCATGTCTGGTGCTAGATGGCGGCGGAGGCTGGCAGAATAATGGTGGAGGCAACAATGGTTGGAACAGAGGAGGCAACAACGGCTGGGGAAGACGAGGAGATCCTGCAGTTTGGCGgggttgaaattgaaaaacaaaaatatttataccaTCAGATAGAtgtaagataattttattgtatgtTATTCCCATGCTCTCAGTAAAATGTGTCAATAGTCacctaataaattaatgacttaattattttaaaacatcttgcatttttaatgtgatGTTTGTTACCTGCTTATTCTAATAAATGATAGATTGCCAACGTAAACGGCATAAAGAGAAGCGATTTTTCACTTTGGTGATTTTAACAAACGGAACAAAATGATTCAATTCAATAGTTGGATGACAACACCGTATACTATGGATTTTAAGGCACTAGCGTTGCGATTtcacttaataatttttcttttccatggAATcaagaaaaacacatttttttataaatacaaaattcttttttgtggtgtttctacggcgaatttttgttttcagcacgtaaaGAGAAGAGATATTCAGTGAAGAATGCAAAAGTGGCCGGGATAAGTCGTAAATCAAAGCGGAATAAGTGCATTAAAAtggaaagtatacggtggcgccatctgttggcggcttcgagcACTTCTTGCCCAACTGGTGAATACGCAATACCAGTTACAAACAAAATCTACGTTTTGTACGAGAAAGGGATATTTTGCTCTCCCTAATGGCGCAATTCTAGAATTAATGATTTCAGGACGTAcgaagaattaaataaaatgtgagaataaacaaacatgtAATAGGCATTCTTCACAATACGTATGTGCGCCCAGACTCAGCCAGCCACCGCATCTCATGAATAAAACTTCTCGGCCTGAACTGCCCCGACGCGCGCCTGCAGCCTGGACGCGAACAGAAGGCGCGCGTTGAGGCAGTTCAGGTCGAGTAGTTTTACGCGACAAGCAGGTAAGCCGAGCTAGGACACAACACACAGCGAACTAGCCCACCTGTCGGACACCTAACAGGACACTAAACGCCAATAATTGATACACACCAACATTCGTGGCAAAATCTAGGCGTGGATGAGGTGAACTAATCTCACAAGTGGTCATAATTGCGTGACGACGATCGAGTGTTCAATTCAATGCGGGTGCTGCTGATAGTGGTCCGAGGGTAGCGAGGCCGTCCCTGAGGGTGAGCCAGGGGGCGAGGCTGGCTGTGGCGAAATTGATTGGGTCGGCGACACCACTGGTGCGGCGAACATGTG is part of the Cloeon dipterum chromosome 1, ieCloDipt1.1, whole genome shotgun sequence genome and harbors:
- the LOC135938266 gene encoding uncharacterized transmembrane protein DDB_G0289901-like isoform X2 gives rise to the protein MRVLPCLGCLLVSVVSAQVLGGDVMGGGYNYGPPAMGSGSTQGNPGGAWNQAPPPATNSGWSSNPAPANKGGWDNNQSPPAAPTGGGWNQGGNKGGGGGSSGWAQQGGNSGGWAPQGGWAQQGGGPQGGGSAGWSQGGGSKGWAQGGGGGGGGGSKGWSQGGGSKGWSQGGGSKGGGSNGWQQNNKGSGWQNVGGGGSKGWSSGGSKGWPSGGNKGWSGGGGTKAGWSSQGGNKGWSSGGGGSKGGWPSKGSNKGWSGGSGGAGGGKGWSGNVNNNKGGGGWSSGGKGGSSGGWPQQGKGWQQGGGSGNKGGWSSGGGGGGGGWQQGGGSNKGWTNNSGGGNKGGWNSNGGGGWQNNGGGNNGWNRGGNNGWGRRGDPAVWRG
- the LOC135938324 gene encoding putative peptidyl-tRNA hydrolase PTRHD1, with amino-acid sequence MSGNPIVQYVVVRGDLLTQLKWPVGAVLAQACHAVTAVTHLFYQDEHTQQYLADLDNMHKIVLEAPDEKALKDLATKLEAAQVAHKLWIEQPENYPTCLATKPAPKQTIQAYFKKFKLFKGTG
- the LOC135938266 gene encoding uncharacterized transmembrane protein DDB_G0289901-like isoform X1, producing MRVLPCLGCLLVSVVSAQVLGGDVMGGGYNYGPPAMGSGSTQGNPGGAWNQAPPPATNSGWSSNPAPANKGGWDNNQSPPAAPTGGGWNQGGNKGGGGGSSGWAQQGGNSGGWAPQGGWAQQGGGPQGGGSAGWSQGGGSKGWAQGGGGGGGGGSKGWSQGGGSKGWSQGGGSKGGGSNGWQQNNKGSGWQNVGGGGSKGWSSGGSKGWPSGGNKGWSGGGGTKAGWSSQGGNKGWSSGGGGSKGGWPSKGSNKGWSGGSGGAGGGISQILNFILKSKRSLLSNIGKGWSGNVNNNKGGGGWSSGGKGGSSGGWPQQGKGWQQGGGSGNKGGWSSGGGGGGGGWQQGGGSNKGWTNNSGGGNKGGWNSNGGGGWQNNGGGNNGWNRGGNNGWGRRGDPAVWRG
- the PIG-A gene encoding phosphatidylinositol N-acetylglucosaminyltransferase subunit A, whose product is MKHRILMASDFFYPNVGGVEEHIYSLSQCLIARGHKVVVVTHSYDKVVGIRWLPNGLKVFYLPLRTFYNGCILPTMIATIPYIRHILVQEKITLVHGHAAFSTIAHEAMNTGRLMGLHTVFTDHSLFGFADASAIITNMFLRLSLVNCTHCICVSHIGKENTVLRAKIKHNIVSVIPNAVDTKLFTPEPEKRSKTRITIVVVCRLVYRKGVDFMIHIIPFICKNFPDVQFFIVGDGPKREALEEMWQKEKLGDRMQMFGALDLRGVRNVLVQGHIFLNTSLTEAFCMAIVEAACCGLHVVSTNVGGIPEVLPPDLMYLAEPDVNSLTLALEKAIIAFRLGAGPSPEERHEKICSFYNWFDVTKRTEHVYDTVAKQRLKPFGQQLSDCLHQTKVYPFLLVLSLCFLIIKFFDWYRPRHLIDIAPDYASKRRTSIKQNGFN
- the LOC135938285 gene encoding dnaJ-like protein 60 isoform X1, which translates into the protein MGCHTTPHEFVYYEQLSWSRGRFGGCQQTSERKCRKIIDQWKSKDCEKKLLGREECLIIRFRWETIKTQRRPPQFLMAETHYETLKLEKNCSAQEIRSAFIKLSKEHHPDASSSSDKQNHANFVKINEAYSILSKPILRREYDVQLKMRQIPVYTTAAGHHVFRDDSFYYHPGQGDFRRAQAKPYYGIKGLKKLSNKWIVFACIIFTGVGCGLQFWAIKKSFTFSRDVLDQKSVENYNAYKKVRERATSLSKDEQFERIRKTS
- the LOC135938285 gene encoding dnaJ-like protein 60 isoform X2 is translated as MAETHYETLKLEKNCSAQEIRSAFIKLSKEHHPDASSSSDKQNHANFVKINEAYSILSKPILRREYDVQLKMRQIPVYTTAAGHHVFRDDSFYYHPGQGDFRRAQAKPYYGIKGLKKLSNKWIVFACIIFTGVGCGLQFWAIKKSFTFSRDVLDQKSVENYNAYKKVRERATSLSKDEQFERIRKTS
- the LOC135938273 gene encoding EARP-interacting protein homolog; the encoded protein is MLDEETPVIYGLEFQARALAAQLAETEAVRFYVGTQSLKFDNQVHRLELDEENNMIKREVFHHGDGEIWHISASPTDKNVISTVYNHISPEKSCTKHTAVWRTSDEMNPTTEIRNLKLLTKLNTSSMGEDIKCTHFHPTEENKLLTVVDGTFAIWDLNAAGGSCDATTKGAIEGKGQPKFSTAKWNPHQGKSNLATANDMFIRGWDTRTNQEAWLIESAHNQLVRDIDFNPNKQYFLASCGDDGNSKFWDIRKTKVPVVTRADHSHWVWCVRFNHFHDQLVLTSSTDSRVILLSAASISSEPFGHIVEEDSVNEEKPVPLKDGVLAVYEEHEDSVYAVEWSSGDPWTFASLSYDGRLIINQVPKSEKYKLLL